Genomic segment of Streptomyces sp. NA02950:
CAGCGCAGTCGGCCCGGCCGCCGGTCCAGCCACGGGGCGTCCTCGGGCGGGGCGATCGCGTTCAGCAGCAGCCACACGGCGCCCAGCAGGTCCACCGTGTCGTGGGGTTCGCGGTGCTGCTCCACGACCACGGTGAAGCCCAGCCGGGTCAGCTCCGCGCGGAGATTGGCCACCGGTACGAAGTGCAGATGCTGGGGTTGCAGCCAGGGCAGCCACCACCGGCCGAAGAGCCGTGCGAACAGGCACCGCGGGTCGGGCACCTCGATCAGCAGATGGCCGCCGGGCCGCAGGACCTGCCGTGCCGCCCGCAACTCGGTGCGCGGATCCGTGCTGTGCTCCAGGTAGTGGTACATGCTCACCGCGTCGTACCCCTGGGCCAGCTCCTCCGCCAGTGCGGTGAAGGCGCCGCGGATCGCCCGGTCCACCCGCCCCGACCGCTTCGCCAGCTCCACGCCGTCGGTGAAGTCCAGTCCGTCGAAGGACGTGTCGGGGAAGACCGCGCGGGCCGCCTCGCAGAAGTGGCCGTGGCCGGTACCGACGTCCAGCCAGTTACGTGGCGACGGGGCGCAGTGTCTGAGCGGTTCGGCACGCCGCCGGTAGGTCTTCTCCCGACCGGCGAAGATGTTGCCCAGGTCCCGTTCCCCGAGCCCGTCGTAGAAGTCCCGGTAGTAGTACTCCAGGCCCGCGCCGCTGAGCCTCGGGTTCTGGAAGACATGGCCGCACGCCCGGCACGCGTCCAGGGTGAAACGGCCCGGCTTGCGCTGGAAGCGGTCGACCGTGCGCAGCCGCCGCCGCAGCCGGTCCGATCCGCACCACGGGCAGTCGCGGCGGCGCGGCTCGAAGAACCGTTCCGTGCCCCGGGCCGCATCGGCCAGGTAGCGGGGGCGCAACGCGGCGACGAGCGCCGCGCGATCGGCGCGTGCGGACCTCTTGGCCCCCTTGGCTTCTTTGGCCTCCTTGGACCCGTCGGCCCCCTCGATGGTGTCGCTCATCGCTCCTCCTCGGTGGTCTCGGTGTCCCCGGCAGCCGGCTCCGCCAGGTGTTCCAGATATGTGGCGGCGGCCGGGGCGCCACCCGCCGCGCGGAACGACGCGCCGATGCGCTCGGCCGCGCCCCGGTAGCCGGGCCGCCGGAGCACGGTGTCCAGCGCATCGCACAGCTGGGATGCCGTCGCCCTGCCGAAGCGCACCCGCACCCCGGCCCCGGCGTCGACCACCTGCGCTGCCACCACCGGCTGGTCGTCCCGGATCGGGGCCACCACCAGCGGGACCCCGTGCCACAGGGCCTCGCACACCGTGTTGTGCCCCG
This window contains:
- a CDS encoding class I SAM-dependent methyltransferase; the protein is MSDTIEGADGSKEAKEAKGAKRSARADRAALVAALRPRYLADAARGTERFFEPRRRDCPWCGSDRLRRRLRTVDRFQRKPGRFTLDACRACGHVFQNPRLSGAGLEYYYRDFYDGLGERDLGNIFAGREKTYRRRAEPLRHCAPSPRNWLDVGTGHGHFCEAARAVFPDTSFDGLDFTDGVELAKRSGRVDRAIRGAFTALAEELAQGYDAVSMYHYLEHSTDPRTELRAARQVLRPGGHLLIEVPDPRCLFARLFGRWWLPWLQPQHLHFVPVANLRAELTRLGFTVVVEQHREPHDTVDLLGAVWLLLNAIAPPEDAPWLDRRPGRLRWLARCAVLLAGVPALIAATALDRLLIKPMAGHLRLSNAYRVIARRD